One genomic region from Anaerolineales bacterium encodes:
- a CDS encoding single-stranded DNA-binding protein: protein MPFLNRIQLIGRLGKDPEVRFTPSGKKVCTFSLAVSRRWKNTAGEDKETTDWFNVETWGHLGEICKQYLHKGRLVFLEGQLRTDRYDHEGETRYFTRVVATQMQMLDRKAEDLPSVEGDELTDEE, encoded by the coding sequence TTTCTCAATCGGATCCAATTAATCGGGCGCCTTGGTAAAGATCCCGAGGTGCGCTTCACACCCAGTGGGAAAAAGGTCTGCACGTTCAGCCTCGCCGTCAGTCGCCGGTGGAAGAACACTGCCGGTGAAGACAAGGAAACCACAGATTGGTTCAACGTGGAAACCTGGGGCCATCTGGGTGAGATATGCAAACAATACCTGCATAAAGGCCGGCTGGTCTTCCTGGAAGGACAGCTGCGCACCGACCGTTACGACCACGAGGGCGAGACCCGCTATTTCACGCGGGTGGTCGCAACCCAGATGCAGATGCTGGACCGCAAAGCAGAGGACCTGCCGTCGGTGGAAGGAGATGAACTAACCGACGAAGAGTAA